The Oceanibaculum nanhaiense nucleotide sequence AACCCGACCGCGCTGGGCGGCGAGCGGGCCTTCGAGGCGCCCGACCCGGCGCCGGGCATCTTTCGCATCACCCGCCATCCGGTGATGTGGGGTATCGGCCTGTGGGCGCTGTCGCATCTGGCGGCGAATGGCGATCAGGCCAGCATCGTGCTGTTTGCCGGGCTGGCGATCCTGGCCTTTGGCGGCATGGTTGCGGTCGATGCCAAGCGCGCGCGGAAGATGGGGGCGAAATGGGGGCCGCTGGCGATGACCACCTCTATCCTGCCCTTCATGGCGATTCTGGAGGGCCGCACGCGGTTCGACTGGGCGGGCATCGGCTGGCGCCGTGTCGGCATTGCGCTGGCCGGCTTCCTGCTGTTGCTGCTGGGCCACCCTTATTTCGCCGGCGTCTCGCTGGTCCACTGAGTGTGAGGGATCGCGGTCCGGGTGATCGGCGGATCGCCGTTCGGTGCGGTCCTCGGAATGGGATCGAAACGGTAGAGGGTCGCGCCGAAGATGAAGCGCGGCTCTGCATCGCCGTCCAGCAGCGGCAGCACCAGCCTTTCGCCGGTCGCCGACAGGCCGTATTCGCTCATCCGATAGACGAAGCCCTGCATGTGCAGGATTGTCGGCGTTCCGCCATCGAGACCCAGAACGTCACGGTATAGCGGCTGAATGCGGGCCAGGGCCTGCGGCGACAGGAATTCGTCCATATAGCGCCCGAAGGCAATGCCCGGATGCACGCGCCGGATTTCCTCGCCCGACAGCCGGTAGAGGAAGCGGTCCTGCGCTGGCTCGTACTGCACCAGCCAGACATTGGGCAGAAGCCGCGGGAAATCCACGGGGTCGATATCGGCCCGATAGGGGATGCTCCTGTCGCGGCGCTTGTCCTGCCAGTAATCGGCAAGCCGCACCAGACGCGGGTCCTGTATATGGCTGAGGTCGGTGCGCAGCATGGGTTTCAGCGTCCCCAAGGCTGGCCGGACCGGCCAGCCATCGTGAAAAGGCAGGCCCGGCTTCCTGTCTGGAAGAGAATACCGGGCCTGCCTTTCATGGTCAGCCGCGGGCGTTCTTAGCGAGGCGCAGCCGCAGCGCGTTCAGCTTGATGAAGCCCTGCGCGTCGCGCTGGTCATAGACCGTGTCTTCCTCGAAGGTGACATGCGCGGCGCTGTACAGGCTGAACGGCGACTTGCGCCCGACCACATCGACATTGCCCTTGTAGAGCTTCAGCCGCACGGTGCCGCTGACATATTTCTGCGAGGCGTCGATGGCGGCCTGGATCATTTCGCGCTCCGGCGAGAACCAGTAGCCATTGTAGATGAGCTCGGCATAGCGCGGCATCAGCTCATCCTTCAGATGCGCCTGGCCGCGATCCAGCGTGATGCTCTCGATGCCGCGATGGGCCGCCAGCAGGATGGTGCCGCCCGGCGTCTCGTAGATACCGCGCGACTTCATGCCGACATAGCGGTTCTCGACCAGGTCGAGGCGGCCGATGCCGTTCTTGCCGCCCAACTCGTTCAGCTTGGTCAGCAGTTCGGCCGGGCTCAGCTTCACGCCGTCGATGGCGACCGCGTCGCCCTTCTCGAACTCGACCTCGATATAGGTCGGCTTGTCCGGGGCCTTCTCGGGATCGACGGTGCGGGAATAGACATAGTCGGGTGCCTCTTCCCACGGGTCTTCCAGTACCTTGCCCTCGGCCGAGATGTGCAGCAGGTTCGCATCGACCGAGAACGGCGCCTCGCCGCGCTTGTCCTTGGCGATGGGAATCTGGTTCTTCTCGGCATAGTCGATCAGCTTGGTGCGGGAATTCAGGTCCCACTCGCGCCAGGGGGCGATCACCTTGATGTCCGGCTTCAGCGCGTAATAGGCAAGCTCGAAGCGCACCTGGTCGTTGCCCTTGCCGGTGGCGCCATGGGCGACGGCATCGGCACCGACCTGCTCGGCGATTTCGATCTGGCGCTTGGAGATCAGCGGCCGGGCGATCGAGGTGCCAAGCAGGTACAGCCCTTCATAAAGGGCGTTGGCGCGGAACATCGGGAAGACGAAATCGCGCACGAATTCCTCGCGCAGATCGTCGATGAAGATTTCCTTCACCCCCATCATCTCGGCCTTCTTTCGGGCCGGCTCCAGCTCTTCGCCCTGGCCGAGATCGGCGGTGAAGGTCACCACCTCGCAATTATAGGCATCCTGCAGCCAGCGCAGGATCACCGAAGTATCCAGGCCGCCGGAATAGGCCAGTACGACCTTCTTGATAGTCTTGTCCGCCATGGGAAACGCGCCTTCTGACGTAGATTAGGGGGATGCGGAAGTCGCCGGGAGTATAGGCAAAAGCCGATGCCCGGCAAGAGGCGATCAACGCGCTTTATGACGCATGAACGGGTACTATGAGCGTTCCCTTCTGTATTCGGCGTTGACAACCCCTTCCCCCGTCGGGAACATGTTGCGCATAAACTAAATAAGCGAACCCGAAAACGGGTCGCAACATGGGAGGAATAACGATGACCCTGCACAACAGGATGAAGGGCTATTGCGTGGGCGCCGTCGCGGCGGTCGCGTTGCTCGCCGCAGCCCCGGCCCAGGCCGATATCAAGATTGGCGTGATCTTCGACTATACCGGCCCGTTCGCGGCCGGCGGGTCGCAGGCCGCCGCCATCGGCACCAAGTCGGCCATCGACATCATCAATGAGCGCGGCGGTGTCGAGGGCCACAAGATCGTGGCCACCTACGCCGACGCGCAGTCCAAGGCCGAAGTGGCGATCAACGAGATGACCCGCCTGCTGGAACAGGAGAAGGTCGATCTCATCATGGGCGTGTTCTCCAGCGCGCACTGCGTGCCGATGGCCCAGCGCGTCGATCAGCTGAAGAAGTTCATGTGGGCGAATGTCTGCGTCGCCTCGTCCGTGTTCAAGGGCAAGAACCTGCAATATGCCTTCCGCGCCCAGGTCCATTCCGACCAGTTCGGCGCGGCGTCGTGCATCTTCACCCATGAGAACGCCAAGGCGAAGTTGGGCAAGGACCCGAAGGACGTGCGCATCGCCATCATTTATGAGGATGGCCCCTATGGCGCCGGCGTCGCCTCGGGCAATGAGGCGAAGTGCAAGGAACTCGGCATGAACATCGTGCTGAAGGAAGGCTATGCCGCGACCGCGCCCGACCTCTCCAGCCTGGTCACCAAGCTGCGTCGCGAGCGGCCGGACGTCATCCTGCACACCGGCTATAACCCGGATATCACCCTGTTCCTGCGCCAGGCGCGTGAGCTGGGCCTGAAATGGAGCGCGCTGATCGGCCATGGCGCCGGCTACGGCCAGATCGACAAGCTGCGCGAGGCCTTCGGCGACGACGCCAATTACATCTTCAATGTCGATCCGGTGGCGGCCCAGCTGCTCGACCCGAAAACACTGGCCCCGGGCCTGGGCGATGTGACCGCCGAGATGGTGAAGCGCTACAAGGCCGAGACAAAGGCCGACCAGGTGCCGCCGCACACCTCCCAGGGCTTCAACCAGACCTGGATCTTCCTGACCGACGTGCTGCCGCGCGCGATCAAGAAGTATGGCGGCTTCGATCCCGAGGCACTGCGTAAGGCCGCCCTCGATACCGACATTCCGGTCGGCGGCACGATCCAGGGCTATGGCGTGAAGTTCTTCGGGCCGGGCACCGAGATGGCGGGCCAGAACGAGCGCTCCAGCCCGGTCGTCATGCAGTACATCGATGGCGACACCAAGGTGGTCTGGCCGGCGGCGATCAAGACGGTCGATCCGGTGCTGCCGCTGCCGAAGGGGCATGTGTACGCCCGCTGAGGCATTACACGACCTGCTTTCACCAGAGTTCGGATTTCCGTGGCAACGGCGGATGAATCATGCTGACCGTGTCTAACCTTACCAAGCGGTTCGGTGGGTTCACCGCCGTTGACCAAGTGTCCTTCAGTCTGGAGCAGGGTGAAATATTGGGGCTGATCGGCCCCAATGGTTCCGGCAAGAGTACGACCTTCAACCTGATCGCCGGCACGCTGGCCCCGAGCGAGGGCAGCATCAGCTTCCTGGGGCAGGATATCGGCGGCCAGCGGCCGATGGATGTCTGTCATCTGGGCATCGCCCGCACCTTCCAGATTCCGCGGCCCTTCAAGCGGCTGTCGATCCTGGAGAATGTCGCGGTCGCTGCCTATTACGGCCAGAATGGCCGGGTCTCGCGCCAGCAGGCCTGGGCGCAGGCGGAGGAGGCGCTGGGGCTCGTCAACCTGCCGACCGATGCGAAGGCGCCGGTCGATGGGCTGGGTGCGGCGGGGCTGAAAAAGCTGGAGCTGGCCCGCGCGCTGGCGACCCAGCCGAAGCTGCTGCTGGCCGATGAAAGCCTGGGCGGTCTCGACGAGCAGGAGATGGACCAGGCGGCCGACATGCTGAGCATGATCCGCCGCGAGAAGAACATCACCATTATCTGGGTGGAACACATCATGGGCGTGCTGATGCGCGTCGTGGACCGGGTGATGGTGCTCGACCACGGCGAGAAGATTTCCGAAGGGCTGCCGCGCGAGGTCGCGACCGACCCCAGGGTGGTGGAGGTCTATCTCGGCTCCGAGCAGGTCGAGATCGCGGAGACGGGAGAGGCCCGTGCTTGAACTTGCCAATGTCTCCGCCGGCTACGGCACGTTCCAGGCGCTGTTCGATGTCAGCCTCCAGGTGAAGGCCGGCGAGGCGGTGGCCGTTATAGGCCCGAATGGCGCCGGCAAGACGACGCTGCTGCGCGTCATCTCGAAGCTGATCGATATCGAGAAGGGCGATATCACCATGGAAGGGGCGTCGCTGCGTGACGTCGCCCCCTTCAAGGTGATCGAGATGGGCATTTCGCATGTGCCCGAGCATCGCCGCCTGTTTCCCCGCCTGACGGTGGAGGAGAATCTGCGCATGGGTGCCTACATTCCTTCCGCCCGGGCGCATTTCAGGGATCGGCTGGATTTCGTCTATTCGCTGTTCCCGCGCATGAAGGAACGGCGCGACCAGCTGGCCGGCACCATGTCGGGCGGCGAGCAGCAGATGTGCGCCATCGGCCGCGGGCTGATGAGCGGGCCGAAGCTCTTGCTGCTGGACGAACCCTCCGCCGGCCTCGCCCCGGTTATCGTGCAGCAGGTCTTCGAGCTGGTGCAGCGCATCCGGCAGGAAGGCTTCACCGTGCTGATCGTCGAGCAGAACATCCAGCAGGTGCTGCGGGTCGTGGACCGCGCTTACCTGCTGGAGGTCGGTCGCATCAAGCTGTCCGGCAATGCACAGGAACTGCTGGCCAGCGAAGAAATTCGCAAGGCCTATATCGGGCTTTAGAGGGAAGGCACGGGCGATGGAAATCTTCGATATCTTCCTTCTGGAAGCAATTCTGAACGGCATTCTGCTGGGCGGGGTGCTGGCGCTGCTGGCGCTGGGCCTGAATCTCGTCTTCGGCGTCATTGACGTGGTCTGGATCTGCTACGCCGAGCTGGTAATGATCGGCATGTATGCGGTCTATTGGCTGTTCGCCTATTACGGCGTGCCGATCCTGCCGGCCTTCCTGGGCGGCATCGTCGTGGTCGCCGCGTCTGGCGCGCTGCTGCATTACCTTGT carries:
- a CDS encoding ABC transporter substrate-binding protein, producing MTLHNRMKGYCVGAVAAVALLAAAPAQADIKIGVIFDYTGPFAAGGSQAAAIGTKSAIDIINERGGVEGHKIVATYADAQSKAEVAINEMTRLLEQEKVDLIMGVFSSAHCVPMAQRVDQLKKFMWANVCVASSVFKGKNLQYAFRAQVHSDQFGAASCIFTHENAKAKLGKDPKDVRIAIIYEDGPYGAGVASGNEAKCKELGMNIVLKEGYAATAPDLSSLVTKLRRERPDVILHTGYNPDITLFLRQARELGLKWSALIGHGAGYGQIDKLREAFGDDANYIFNVDPVAAQLLDPKTLAPGLGDVTAEMVKRYKAETKADQVPPHTSQGFNQTWIFLTDVLPRAIKKYGGFDPEALRKAALDTDIPVGGTIQGYGVKFFGPGTEMAGQNERSSPVVMQYIDGDTKVVWPAAIKTVDPVLPLPKGHVYAR
- a CDS encoding PAS domain-containing protein → MLRTDLSHIQDPRLVRLADYWQDKRRDRSIPYRADIDPVDFPRLLPNVWLVQYEPAQDRFLYRLSGEEIRRVHPGIAFGRYMDEFLSPQALARIQPLYRDVLGLDGGTPTILHMQGFVYRMSEYGLSATGERLVLPLLDGDAEPRFIFGATLYRFDPIPRTAPNGDPPITRTAIPHTQWTSETPAK
- a CDS encoding ABC transporter ATP-binding protein — translated: MLTVSNLTKRFGGFTAVDQVSFSLEQGEILGLIGPNGSGKSTTFNLIAGTLAPSEGSISFLGQDIGGQRPMDVCHLGIARTFQIPRPFKRLSILENVAVAAYYGQNGRVSRQQAWAQAEEALGLVNLPTDAKAPVDGLGAAGLKKLELARALATQPKLLLADESLGGLDEQEMDQAADMLSMIRREKNITIIWVEHIMGVLMRVVDRVMVLDHGEKISEGLPREVATDPRVVEVYLGSEQVEIAETGEARA
- a CDS encoding NnrU family protein; translated protein: MTGSIETLFVAAVTFVGAHFLLASQPVRAGVVQAIGERGFMIAYSAISGALFVWMLLAYGAAPYVDVWYPAPWTRHVVFTIMPFSVLLVVLGYLTPNPTALGGERAFEAPDPAPGIFRITRHPVMWGIGLWALSHLAANGDQASIVLFAGLAILAFGGMVAVDAKRARKMGAKWGPLAMTTSILPFMAILEGRTRFDWAGIGWRRVGIALAGFLLLLLGHPYFAGVSLVH
- a CDS encoding ABC transporter ATP-binding protein — translated: MLELANVSAGYGTFQALFDVSLQVKAGEAVAVIGPNGAGKTTLLRVISKLIDIEKGDITMEGASLRDVAPFKVIEMGISHVPEHRRLFPRLTVEENLRMGAYIPSARAHFRDRLDFVYSLFPRMKERRDQLAGTMSGGEQQMCAIGRGLMSGPKLLLLDEPSAGLAPVIVQQVFELVQRIRQEGFTVLIVEQNIQQVLRVVDRAYLLEVGRIKLSGNAQELLASEEIRKAYIGL
- a CDS encoding argininosuccinate synthase, with translation MADKTIKKVVLAYSGGLDTSVILRWLQDAYNCEVVTFTADLGQGEELEPARKKAEMMGVKEIFIDDLREEFVRDFVFPMFRANALYEGLYLLGTSIARPLISKRQIEIAEQVGADAVAHGATGKGNDQVRFELAYYALKPDIKVIAPWREWDLNSRTKLIDYAEKNQIPIAKDKRGEAPFSVDANLLHISAEGKVLEDPWEEAPDYVYSRTVDPEKAPDKPTYIEVEFEKGDAVAIDGVKLSPAELLTKLNELGGKNGIGRLDLVENRYVGMKSRGIYETPGGTILLAAHRGIESITLDRGQAHLKDELMPRYAELIYNGYWFSPEREMIQAAIDASQKYVSGTVRLKLYKGNVDVVGRKSPFSLYSAAHVTFEEDTVYDQRDAQGFIKLNALRLRLAKNARG